A section of the Dehalobacter sp. DCM genome encodes:
- the fdhD gene encoding formate dehydrogenase accessory sulfurtransferase FdhD: MDKLTVKRPIVVYKDAAATEKDDIVREFPLTIFINHKEILTIVCSPDHLAELGVGFLLSEGIVQNLSDIHAIELQEDEGFLNFVLDETAALPSGFLRRNIASCCGKGRAGLYFISDAKQVRAVPSDVQFRSEHILRAITLLEERSDVFRCTGGVHNAALSDINIENEPLVLMFEDIGRHNTIDKLIGAAFLRSVDVKEKYLVFSGRITSEIVIKAARANISLIVSKAAPTDLAVELAEELNLATIGFARKDRFNIYSHPEKIRIR, translated from the coding sequence TTGGACAAGTTAACGGTAAAAAGACCGATTGTTGTATATAAAGATGCTGCTGCTACAGAGAAGGATGACATCGTCCGTGAATTCCCTCTAACTATATTCATCAATCACAAGGAGATCCTCACGATTGTATGTTCACCGGATCATCTTGCCGAGCTGGGTGTTGGATTCCTTCTAAGTGAAGGGATTGTCCAGAACCTTTCCGATATTCACGCCATCGAACTACAAGAGGATGAAGGATTTTTAAACTTTGTTCTTGATGAGACGGCGGCACTGCCAAGCGGTTTTTTGCGTCGGAATATCGCCAGCTGCTGCGGCAAGGGAAGAGCAGGACTTTATTTTATCAGTGACGCCAAACAAGTGAGGGCTGTCCCCTCGGATGTTCAATTCAGGAGCGAGCACATACTGAGAGCCATCACCCTATTAGAAGAAAGATCAGATGTCTTTCGCTGTACCGGGGGAGTTCATAACGCCGCCCTCAGTGACATAAACATAGAGAATGAGCCGTTGGTTCTGATGTTTGAAGATATCGGACGGCACAATACGATTGATAAATTGATAGGAGCTGCATTTTTAAGGTCTGTCGATGTAAAGGAGAAATATCTTGTTTTCAGCGGTAGAATTACCTCGGAAATTGTAATCAAGGCTGCCAGAGCGAATATTTCCCTGATTGTTTCCAAAGCAGCACCGACAGATCTTGCAGTTGAACTCGCTGAGGAATTAAACCTGGCCACGATCGGATTTGCCCGAAAAGACAGGTTTAATATCTATTCCCATCCTGAGAAAATAAGGATCAGGTGA
- the ku gene encoding non-homologous end joining protein Ku has product MHTMWKGSVSFGLVNIPIKMFAATEEKDIRFRYLHKECNTPLKYKKVCPTCNKEVKEEDIVRGYEYEIGHFIIIDEKDLLALKAEAEEKSIEILDFINLAEIDPIYYDKSYYLAPQETGGKAYNLLRQAMNNTGKIALAKMTIRNKQTLCALRVYRKVLVLETIFYPDEIRPVSEIPGIAETAGINEKELDIATQLIANLTAAFEPDKYKDDYREALRDLINKKIEGKEIEVAPEAPHRNVIDLMEALQASLKESKKKPTKRKAKAAETETPDLPPEDNVKESPSATVRKAKSTAS; this is encoded by the coding sequence ATGCATACCATGTGGAAGGGTTCTGTCAGTTTCGGACTCGTCAATATTCCCATCAAAATGTTTGCCGCGACAGAAGAGAAAGATATTCGGTTCCGCTATTTACACAAAGAATGCAATACCCCTCTGAAATATAAAAAAGTGTGTCCAACCTGCAATAAAGAGGTCAAAGAAGAAGACATCGTCAGAGGGTACGAGTATGAAATCGGGCACTTCATTATTATCGACGAAAAGGATCTGCTAGCCTTAAAAGCCGAAGCAGAAGAGAAATCCATCGAGATTCTTGATTTTATCAATCTGGCGGAAATCGATCCTATTTATTACGATAAGTCTTACTATCTGGCACCGCAGGAGACAGGAGGTAAGGCCTATAATCTGTTGCGTCAGGCTATGAACAACACGGGAAAAATCGCCTTGGCCAAAATGACGATCCGCAACAAACAAACCCTCTGTGCCCTGCGCGTCTATCGGAAAGTTCTTGTCCTGGAAACCATATTTTATCCGGATGAGATCCGGCCGGTCAGCGAGATTCCGGGTATTGCAGAAACTGCGGGGATAAATGAAAAGGAACTGGATATTGCTACTCAGTTGATCGCCAATCTCACGGCTGCTTTTGAACCTGACAAATACAAGGATGACTATCGGGAAGCGCTGCGGGATCTGATCAACAAAAAGATTGAGGGAAAAGAAATCGAAGTCGCTCCGGAAGCGCCGCATCGCAACGTCATTGACCTGATGGAAGCTCTCCAGGCCAGTTTGAAAGAAAGCAAAAAGAAACCAACTAAACGCAAAGCCAAAGCAGCCGAAACCGAGACACCGGATCTCCCGCCGGAAGACAATGTTAAAGAATCGCCATCAGCAACGGTAAGAAAAGCAAAATCAACCGCCAGTTAA
- a CDS encoding ATP-dependent DNA ligase, translating to MELLEVMEPVLSPNIAKGDEWLHQIKWDGIRGITYIENGNAHIYTKSGRERSAFYPELSGITRQLNGHQAVVDGELVVFDPHNKPAFNLIMKREHLRNSTRLEHYLKYYPVRYILFDLLYLDGKDLRRYPLQERKQNLVRYLSVSPEVGITDDFNDGHALFELMKSKNFEGIVSKKKNSLYVSGKKHTDWFKTKINKKILAVIGGLSLKDHFPNSLLLGYYQENRLIYIGSASIGLTQNDLQLLKKTAVDLAQDQTPFSNLIARKDAIWFRPILTCWVSFLEWTETGGLRHPKIIGFSDLSPTAAQGKEYILE from the coding sequence ATGGAACTGCTCGAAGTTATGGAACCGGTGCTTTCCCCCAACATTGCCAAAGGTGACGAATGGCTCCACCAAATCAAATGGGACGGGATCCGGGGTATCACCTATATTGAAAACGGCAATGCGCATATCTATACCAAAAGCGGGCGCGAACGAAGCGCTTTCTATCCGGAGCTGAGCGGGATTACCCGGCAACTCAACGGTCACCAAGCAGTAGTTGACGGTGAATTGGTTGTTTTTGACCCGCATAACAAGCCTGCCTTTAATCTGATTATGAAAAGAGAACACCTGCGAAATTCGACGCGGCTGGAGCATTACCTCAAGTACTATCCGGTACGGTATATCCTTTTTGATTTGTTGTACTTGGACGGCAAAGACCTGCGTCGATACCCCCTGCAGGAACGCAAGCAGAATCTTGTACGCTATTTATCCGTTTCGCCTGAGGTTGGTATTACCGATGATTTTAATGATGGGCACGCTCTGTTTGAGTTAATGAAATCTAAAAATTTCGAAGGGATTGTCTCCAAGAAAAAGAACAGCCTGTATGTTTCGGGCAAGAAACATACGGATTGGTTCAAAACGAAGATTAACAAGAAGATTCTCGCTGTGATTGGCGGATTGTCATTAAAGGATCACTTTCCAAATTCACTCCTTCTCGGTTATTACCAGGAAAATCGTCTGATCTATATTGGCAGTGCAAGCATCGGGCTAACCCAAAACGATTTGCAGTTGCTGAAAAAAACCGCTGTAGATTTAGCACAGGATCAAACTCCTTTCAGCAATTTAATTGCACGCAAAGACGCGATATGGTTTCGTCCAATCTTAACGTGCTGGGTCAGTTTCCTGGAATGGACGGAAACCGGGGGTCTCAGGCATCCTAAAATAATCGGCTTCAGTGATTTATCGCCGACCGCAGCCCAAGGAAAGGAATATATCCTGGAATGA
- the ligD gene encoding non-homologous end-joining DNA ligase: protein MNLDVDGKKVPITNPEKLLWPNLGIRKIDYLRILLELGPYLLPYTQDRLLTAIRYPNGYQGKSFFQKNIPAHSPSWIPTHLWHDNQYIIIRDNAVLAWLGNQAALEFHIPFNSYTQADFPSSLVFDLDPSEGQTFDDVTEVALIIFNDLNTLNINSFVKTSGASGLQLYIPVGGKYDYNTARKINEFFAHYFGQKYPEKITIERSVGKRGRKLYFDYLQMWQGKTIICPYSPRATEYASVAAPLEWNELKKGIHPKDITLLNIGTRLKSKGDLFAPLLNGGKNTDLDFILKHLS from the coding sequence ATGAACCTCGATGTTGACGGAAAAAAAGTTCCCATCACGAATCCGGAAAAGCTTTTATGGCCCAATCTAGGCATTCGTAAGATAGATTACCTGAGAATCCTTTTAGAATTAGGGCCTTATCTCTTACCCTATACCCAGGATCGATTACTCACAGCAATTCGCTACCCTAACGGGTATCAGGGAAAATCTTTTTTTCAAAAAAATATCCCAGCGCATTCCCCTTCATGGATCCCGACTCATCTCTGGCATGACAATCAGTATATTATTATTCGGGATAACGCGGTTCTGGCCTGGCTGGGAAATCAGGCGGCATTAGAATTTCATATTCCCTTTAATTCATACACACAGGCGGATTTTCCGAGTTCCCTGGTGTTTGATTTAGATCCTTCGGAAGGCCAGACCTTTGACGATGTAACGGAAGTGGCTCTGATTATTTTTAATGACCTGAACACATTAAATATTAACAGTTTTGTAAAAACATCAGGCGCCAGCGGCTTACAGCTCTATATCCCAGTCGGCGGAAAATATGATTATAATACCGCCAGGAAAATCAATGAATTCTTCGCCCATTATTTTGGACAGAAATATCCCGAGAAAATCACTATCGAGCGCAGCGTCGGTAAACGAGGGCGAAAGCTGTATTTTGATTACCTGCAGATGTGGCAAGGTAAGACCATCATCTGCCCTTACTCACCTCGCGCAACAGAATATGCGTCCGTCGCTGCCCCGCTGGAATGGAATGAACTAAAAAAGGGCATTCACCCCAAAGATATCACCCTATTGAATATTGGCACCAGGCTGAAATCAAAAGGAGATCTCTTCGCGCCACTGCTTAACGGGGGAAAAAATACGGATCTGGATTTTATCCTGAAGCATTTATCATAG